The following is a genomic window from Candidatus Zixiibacteriota bacterium.
CGCGCATGACGAAGATCCACACAAGTAGCTGCACCTGGATGGCGGGGTTCATGACGGCGAGGAGGATGAAGGTGATGAGCGCAACGCCCGTCACGCCGTAGGTCTCGAACCCGTCGGCGGTCGGGCCGACCGAATCGCCGGCGTTGTCGCCCGTGCAGTCGGCAATCACGCCGGGATTGCGGGCGTCGTCTTCCTTGATGTTGAAGACGATCTTCATCAGATCGCTGCCGATGTCGGCGATCTTGGTGAAAATGCCGCCGGCGATACGCAGCGCCGCGGCCCCGAGCGACTCGCCGACGGCGAAACCGATGAAGCAGTAACCGGCCAGGTGACCGGGGACAAAGAGGAGGATCGCCAGCATGATGATGAGTTCGATGGAGATGAGCAGGGTCCCCACGCTGATGCCCGCCCGCAGCGGAATCGCAAAGGTCGGGTAGGCTTTCCCGGTCAGGCTGGCGAAGGCCGAGCGGGAGTTGGCAAAGGTGTTGATCCGGATCCCGAACCAGGCCACGCCGTAACTCCCCGCGATACCCACAAGCGAGAACAGGAGGATGATCAGCAGATTGCCCGCGCCCACCGGTCGGAGCCAGCCGAAATACACCATGATGATGAGGCCGATGAAGGCCCAGAGCAGCATGATGAATTTCCCCTGGGTCTGGAGGTACGTCTTGCAGGTCTCGTAGATCAGTTCCGAAATGTCCCGCATCGCCTGGTGCACAGGGAGCTTGCGCAGCCCGCGGTAGGCGTACCAGCCGAACACCATACCCAGCAGGCAGACCACGATCCCCCAGAGCAGGAGGTTGTGGCCGGTCATGCCGAAGAAATCGCCGGTGTTGAGGTCGGGGACTACAATGTCCGCTTCGCTGGCCCGCGCCAGCGGAGCGGCCAGCGCCGCCGCCAAACCCGCCGCCACCGACCGGATCGCCCCGTATAATCGCCGGCCGCCACCGGCGCTTCGACCCTTCTCACTCATAGATTCGCGTCTCCTTTTTTCTACTAGTATCGTCACTCAGGTCACATTTGCCCGCTGTTGACACGGCCCTGTATTTTCACTTGAAGGCACGGCGTTTGAAAAGCGGAAATATATGAATCGCGATCCTCAACGCAACATTTTTGATCGGGGCTTGTGACGGATCGCGCAAGCGACACCGGGGGACAGGGATCCGTCTGCGGCACTCCCGATCGCTGAAATTGGCCTAACTTCAATATTGTCAATGTCTTTTGCGGAGCACATAGGTCCGCAATATAGGTTTTGATGTCTGGTCAAACTTACCGCCTTCTTCACGGTCACGGCCCGGCCGGTTTCGCCCGATCGGCCTGTCCGGAACGCCCCCCCGGCTCCGCCGACCGGCTACATCAGGCTGTACCCTCCGTCCACAATCAACGTCTGGCCGGTAATCCAGCTCGCCCCGTCCCCGCACAGAAACACCACCGCCTCCGCGACTTCCTCCGGGCGCCCGATGCGCCCGAAAGGAGTGCGGGCGGTTACCTGCTTTTTCATCTCCTCGTAGTTGGGGAAAACTTTGAGCGCGTCGGTGTCGATGAACCCGCCGGAGACGCAGTTGATGTAAATCTCCCGGGAGGCCATTTCGATGGCCGCGTAGCGCACCATATTCTCGACCGCCGCTTTCGACACGCCGATCGCCGCGTATCCGGGAATGTAGCGGATCGACCCGAGCGAGGAGAGGGCGACGACCTTGCTCCCCCGCGGCATCATCGGAATCCCCATCTGGATCAACTGGAGGAACGCCCGCGCATTCGTGTGCATGGCGATCTCCCAGTCCTTGCGGTCGATATTCATCATGTCGGTGTAGGTCCCGAGGGCCGCGTTCGACACGAGGATGTCGAGCTTGCGGTATTTCTCGCGGATGGTCTTGAGCACGTCGGCGACCTGCTCCATGTTCCCCATGTTGGCGCGGATCGCGGTCGCCTCCACCCCAAACTTCTCCAGCTCGGCCACCGCCTCCTGCGCATTCGACCGGCTGCGGAAATAGGTGAGCACGATATGCGCGCCGCGCGCGGCGAGTTTCCGGCACACCGCCAGCCCGATCCCCCGCGTCCCCCCCGACACAAACGCAACTTTCCCCTCGAACTCCATCAGGTCTCCTTTCCTTCCGTTGTCCCCGTCGCCCGCAAACCTAGATTGTGTAGCCGCCGGACTGCGATTCGAGATCCTCGGCGATCGCCTCGAGCGCCACCGGGTCGAACTGGGTGTGGAAGCGCTCGGCGTAGCCGCGCAGGAGCGCCTGCGCGAAGGCCTGCATGTCGACCGGTCGGCCGAGTTGCTCGGCGGCCGAGGTCATCAGGTCGGCGCTGAGCCCGCACGGCTCCATCTGGGCAAACTCGCGCAGGTCGGTGTTGAGGTTGATCGCCGCGCCGTGGAACGTGATCCACTTCTTCACCGCCACCCCGATCGAGGCTATCTTCTTCGGGCCCACCCAGACCCCGGTGTACTCCTCCCCGAGGCGGGCCGCGATCTCCCACTCGGCGAGAGCATCGACGATTCCCTGCTGGATCGCGGTCATAAAGGCGTGGAGATCCCGCCCGCGGCGGGCGAGATTGAAGATGAAGTAGACCACGAGTTGTCCGGGACCATGCCAGGTGACATCGCCGCCCCGCTCAACAAACACCGGCGCCGAGGAAATGTTCCGGTAGTGCTCCTCGTGCCCGTCGCGGCCGACCGTGCACACGGCCGGGTGTTCGACGAACATGATCGTATCGCGGGCCATCCCTTCGCGCCGCATCTTGACCAGCCCGCGCTGCCAGGCGAGCGCCCGCTCGTACTCGACCCGGCCGACCTCCAGCACCCAGCCGTAGGGACGTGGCGTGTAGACCGACATCCTACCGCAGGTGCAGCGCCAGCCGCCGGGGATCGGCCAGCAGTTCGTGGATCCGGTGCAGAAACTGCACCGCCGTGTGGCCGTCGATCAGCCGGTGGTCGAACGACAGGCCGAACGACGAAATGTCGCGGATGGCGATCTCGCCATTGACCACCCAGGGCCGCTTCACAATCGCGTGGACGCCGAGGATCGCCACCTGGGGCTGGTTGATGATCGGCGTCGAGGCAGTCGCCCCGAACATGCCGGCGTTCGTGATCGAGAATGTCCCCCCGCTCACGTCGTCCGGAACCAGCCGGTTCCGCTTCGCCTTATCCCCCAGCTGGGCGATCTCCACCGCCAGCTCGACGACCGACTTCTTGTCGGCATCCTTGATCACCGGGACGATCAAGCCTTCCTCGCGGGCGGCGGCGATGCCGATGTTATAGTAGTTCTTGTAGATGATCTCTTTCTCGGTCATCGAGGCGTTCAGTTTCGGGTACTCCTTCAGCGCCACACAGACCGCCTTCACGATGAACGGCATGAAGGTGATATTGGCCCCGTAGGTTGCCCGGAAATCCGTCTTGATCTCGTTGCGGAAGGCCGCGAGGTCGGTCAGGTCGAGTTCCTCGAACGTGGTCACGTGCGGCGAGGTCTGGACCGACCGCACCATGTGCTCGGAGATCGACTTGCGTATTCCCGTCACCGGCTCGCGCCGTTCACGCTGCGATTCGGGCAGGGGCGCGAACTTGGGGACCTCGATCGTGACCTTCGGGGCGGCAGGGACCGCCGGCGGCGGCGTCTCCGGACGTGGGCCGGCCGCGGCGCTCTCCGGCGGCGCGGGCGCAGGGATCGGCGCCGCCGCAAACCCTTGGGCCAGGCTCCGCTCCTCGACTGCCCGGAGCACATCTTCGACCTTGACGATCCCGTCCTTGCCGGTCGGCACGATGGTCGCCGGATCCAGCGAGTACTCCCGGATCATCACCCGCACCTTGGGCGAGAGTTTCCCCTGCCCCGCCGGCGCCGTCCCGGCCACGGCCGGACGCGGCTTCGGCGGCGCAGCCGGGGCGGAAACAGCCGCCGGAGCCGCCTGGGGCCGTTCCTCGGAGGTCTTGGCCGTCTTCGCCGCCGCGCCCCCGTCGTCAATGGTGGCGATGCGCGTTCCCACCGGGACGACCTCCCCCTCCTTGGCATACAGGTGCGTGAGAATCCCGTCCGTCTCCGACGGGATTTCGATATTGATCTTGTCGGTCATCAGCTCGACCAGCGGCTGATCCGCTTTCACCCGGTCGCCGATTTTGACCTTCCATTCGAGGATAGTTCCCTCGAGCACCGATTCCCCCATCTGCGGGACGAGAACATCAACTGCCATCGCTCCATTTCCTTATCTGGCAAACATATAATGATTTCTAATCCAAGCTGTTAATATACGGAAAATCTACCGGAAGAGTCAAGGATCCCCTGCGGAAATGCTAAGCGATTTCAAGCATCTTTTCCAGCGCCAGGCGAGCCTCGCTGCGGATCGGCTCTTTTACCGCAATCGGCTTGACCGTATCGAGATTCTCCAGCGTGTAGACCAGGTCATTGAGCGTCGTCCGGTACATGTTGGCGCACACCGGGCAGGTCTGCCCCGAGAGCTCGAAGATTCTCTTGTCGGGATGCTCCAGGGCCATCCGGTGGATCAGGTTGATCTCAGTGCCGATCGCGATCGTGCTCCCGGCTGGCGCCTTGCGGCAGAAGTCGACAATGTGCGAGGTCGACCCGACACTGTCGGCCAGCCGGACCACCTCGTGGGGGCACTCGGGATGCACGACCACCTTCACCCCGGGGTAGTCGCGCCGCACCTGTTCGACGTGTTCGGCGCGGAAATTGGTGTGGACGTGGCAGTGCCCCTTCCAGAGGATGATCTTCGCCTTCTCCATCTGCGCGCGGGTCAGCCCGCCGCCGTCCCGCTTGAAGTCCCACAGCACCATCTCCTCGGGGGCGATGCCGAGGGCGATCCCGGTGTTGTAGCCGAGGTGTTCGTCCGGGAAAAAGAAGACCTTCTCCCGCAGCCCGAAGGCCCAGGTGAGGGCCGCCCTGGCGTTGGACGAGGTGCAGATCAGCCCACCGTGGCGCCCGGTAAAGGCCTTGAGCCCGGCCGCCGTGTTCATGTAGGAGATCGGCATGACCCGGCGGTCGCCGCCGAATTCCTCGAGACACTCCCAGGCCGCCAGCACATCCGCCATCTCGGCCATGTCCGCCATCGGACACCCGGCCAGCGGATTCGGGAGGAAGACCTTCTGCTCCGGCGCGGTGAGGACATCGGCCGACTCGGCCATGAAGTGGACGCCGCAGAACACGATGAACTCCGCCTCGCGCTGGGCGGCGGCCAGCTTCGACAGCCCGTAACTGTCGCCGAGGTGGTCGTGGAAAGCCGCCACCTCCACACGCTGGTAGTGGTGCGTGAGGATCAAGAGGCGTTTGCCGAGCCGGTCGCGGACCGCCTGCGCCCGCGCCTGCAGATCGTCGACCGTCGCCTCGCGGTACTCTTTGGGAAGGGCGAAATACATGACCCTACTCCCGATCCTCTTCCCCGCGGCTCTGCTGCTGCCGCTGCTGCAGCTTGCGCATCACCACCTCATGTTTCTCCGTCGAATGCCCCGGGCTGACTTTGGCCCGCGGGTCGAGGTACGCTTTCGCGTTGTTGACCGCGATCGCGACCTCGCCGCAGCCGGTCGAGATCAGCTTCAGCTTCCCCTCGTACGTCACGATATCTCCGGCCGCGTAAATACCTTCTACATTGGTACGCATTCGGGTGTCCACCCGAATGGCGTTTTTGTCCAGTTCCAGCCCCCACCCCTCGATCGGTCCGAGGTTGGTGAGGAAACCGATGTTGAGCACGACCGCGTCGACCGCCAAGCGCTCCTCGTGGCCGGTCCGGGTCTGCACAATGGTCGCCCCCTCCACCCAGTCCTCCCCGCGCAGCTCTTTCAGCTCCCAGAACGGGTAGAGCAGCCGGACCCGGGAGTTTTTCACCTTGCGCACCGAATCCTCGTGGGCGGAGAAGAACGAGTTGCGGTGGATGTGAGTGACCGACCGGGCCACCGGTCCGAGCATCATGGAGTAGTCGAACGCCGCGTCGCCACCGCCGACAATGAGCACGTCCTTGTCCGCAAAATCGCGCAGCCGCCGGCAGAAGTAATAGACGCCGCGGCCCTCGAGTTTTTCCACGTTCGGCACGTCCATCCGTTTGGGGATGTACGCTCCGAGCCCGGCGCACACGACTACGGTGCGCGTGTAGTGCGCCTGCCGGTCGGTGGTGAGCCGGAACACGCCGTCCCCCTCGCGCGTCACCTCGGTGACTTTCTCTCC
Proteins encoded in this region:
- a CDS encoding NAD(P)/FAD-dependent oxidoreductase, translating into MSEHEARHDSRDIYDVSFIGAGPVAMYGMYYAGLRMMRAKAIDMLEEVGGGLMALYPEKYIYDVAGFPKVLAKDLVRQFEAQAAQYPTNTFCLGEKVTEVTREGDGVFRLTTDRQAHYTRTVVVCAGLGAYIPKRMDVPNVEKLEGRGVYYFCRRLRDFADKDVLIVGGGDAAFDYSMMLGPVARSVTHIHRNSFFSAHEDSVRKVKNSRVRLLYPFWELKELRGEDWVEGATIVQTRTGHEERLAVDAVVLNIGFLTNLGPIEGWGLELDKNAIRVDTRMRTNVEGIYAAGDIVTYEGKLKLISTGCGEVAIAVNNAKAYLDPRAKVSPGHSTEKHEVVMRKLQQRQQQSRGEEDRE
- the lipB gene encoding lipoyl(octanoyl) transferase LipB yields the protein MSVYTPRPYGWVLEVGRVEYERALAWQRGLVKMRREGMARDTIMFVEHPAVCTVGRDGHEEHYRNISSAPVFVERGGDVTWHGPGQLVVYFIFNLARRGRDLHAFMTAIQQGIVDALAEWEIAARLGEEYTGVWVGPKKIASIGVAVKKWITFHGAAINLNTDLREFAQMEPCGLSADLMTSAAEQLGRPVDMQAFAQALLRGYAERFHTQFDPVALEAIAEDLESQSGGYTI
- the nadA gene encoding quinolinate synthase NadA; protein product: MYFALPKEYREATVDDLQARAQAVRDRLGKRLLILTHHYQRVEVAAFHDHLGDSYGLSKLAAAQREAEFIVFCGVHFMAESADVLTAPEQKVFLPNPLAGCPMADMAEMADVLAAWECLEEFGGDRRVMPISYMNTAAGLKAFTGRHGGLICTSSNARAALTWAFGLREKVFFFPDEHLGYNTGIALGIAPEEMVLWDFKRDGGGLTRAQMEKAKIILWKGHCHVHTNFRAEHVEQVRRDYPGVKVVVHPECPHEVVRLADSVGSTSHIVDFCRKAPAGSTIAIGTEINLIHRMALEHPDKRIFELSGQTCPVCANMYRTTLNDLVYTLENLDTVKPIAVKEPIRSEARLALEKMLEIA
- a CDS encoding SDR family oxidoreductase: MEFEGKVAFVSGGTRGIGLAVCRKLAARGAHIVLTYFRSRSNAQEAVAELEKFGVEATAIRANMGNMEQVADVLKTIREKYRKLDILVSNAALGTYTDMMNIDRKDWEIAMHTNARAFLQLIQMGIPMMPRGSKVVALSSLGSIRYIPGYAAIGVSKAAVENMVRYAAIEMASREIYINCVSGGFIDTDALKVFPNYEEMKKQVTARTPFGRIGRPEEVAEAVVFLCGDGASWITGQTLIVDGGYSLM
- a CDS encoding 2-oxo acid dehydrogenase subunit E2 — protein: MAVDVLVPQMGESVLEGTILEWKVKIGDRVKADQPLVELMTDKINIEIPSETDGILTHLYAKEGEVVPVGTRIATIDDGGAAAKTAKTSEERPQAAPAAVSAPAAPPKPRPAVAGTAPAGQGKLSPKVRVMIREYSLDPATIVPTGKDGIVKVEDVLRAVEERSLAQGFAAAPIPAPAPPESAAAGPRPETPPPAVPAAPKVTIEVPKFAPLPESQRERREPVTGIRKSISEHMVRSVQTSPHVTTFEELDLTDLAAFRNEIKTDFRATYGANITFMPFIVKAVCVALKEYPKLNASMTEKEIIYKNYYNIGIAAAREEGLIVPVIKDADKKSVVELAVEIAQLGDKAKRNRLVPDDVSGGTFSITNAGMFGATASTPIINQPQVAILGVHAIVKRPWVVNGEIAIRDISSFGLSFDHRLIDGHTAVQFLHRIHELLADPRRLALHLR